In Dunckerocampus dactyliophorus isolate RoL2022-P2 chromosome 21, RoL_Ddac_1.1, whole genome shotgun sequence, the sequence GATGTGGTTTATTTATAAGAACGCGTGCGGATCAGCTCACATTTTTCgttcgtattattattattattattattaaaaagggttatacagcaaaaaaaaacaagctattGAATGAGTAGAGTGTGTGTTAATGATTTGATTGAGTAAGACTATTTAGTAGACTTTTCTCACATTAGTGACGCTCTTCAATTAGCCTTCATCCAGTTAAGCAGCGGCGGCGGCCTTAATTGCTGCTTGTTTGTGCTCAGTAAGAATGAAAAGCTCCTTAAGAACAAAGCAGGCTTTTCTACGCCACAGCGATCACACGGATCCAAAGTTAGCAAGTTTCCCCGCTTTCTTCTTCACTCCAACACTATAGAGTAGATTTACTACACGTACGTGTGGCATTCACGGCCGCAAATATGCTaaggaaatattccagtcacTGTATTCAATCATATTTAATGGATTTAATAGAACAATCATTTACGAGCGAGTGCCTTTTAGGTTAAAAATGACGTCTTTTACGTTCATTTCTACTCAAAGGAGGGTCTGCTGCTTGACCCTGGATGTCAAAGTGCTTCCGGgttcagacacacacaaaaagaaacaaatcatACTTTGTGAAAGGCTGCACAGGAAGCGACCCCCGCATGGTGATATCTTACAGACACCCCCTGGCCCCCCTTTGGAGGGCGGGAGGGGTCCGCCGGCCTGTGATCTGCGAGCTGGCACACATCACGGACGTCCATTCACAAATCCTCCATGTGAGCGTCACCTCCGCTCCCCGTCTGCAAACTCCCTCCGACGCTGACGTGCACTCTGCGCATGCGTAACACACTTATAGTATAGTAGCGCGTGCACTGCATGGCAACTGGCTGCAagaatatacatttaaaaaaaggatattCAAGGACGAATGTGcactgggagaaaaaaaaaggaaagtaaaCGCAACACAGGGGATGCCCTCGTGTTTTAAGCCGATACTGACAGGATTTCGTCGATATTGTTGTACCTTTTACTGCTCCTTTTCCtgtttttacaaatttaaatacaaGCTATAATAATGTTGCCTCATTTCTTAGATTTCCTCAATGAATTAGAAACGCTGTCAAGCGAGTCCCAgctaaatattaataataatcatcatcatggaTGCAAATCAGCAGAGCGGTCAGACTTACACTAATAACGCTTCACTGGACgtctttatttatatatttttttattcgtAAAATCATAAAATGCTTCATTAGGTTGACTGTGGGGCTGTCTTTATTTACAACATACAGGGAAATAAtcatataacaataataataataataataatgcattagaGCCACTGTAGGGCCGTCCTAATTTACAAGACAGAaggaaataataacaataataattattattattaatacaataATAGGGCTGCTGCTGCCATGACACGTGTTGTAAAAAAACacgtaaaaaaaagaaagaaaaggattaataagtaataaataaataacatgttGGGGTTGGCTTTTCTTGGGTGGGGGGGGATGACTGCAGGCTGACGTGAAATGCTTTCAGTGGGAATAAAGGACTGAAACCATAAGAAATATTGAAACACTGTAGTTTACAGCCTGAAGGTCCTCGTGGAAGTGATGGACAATAAGACTTGTTAAAAAacgcgttttttttttaggtctgatttttttttttttttaatgatagcaAAAATACCGGAATGCACGTTCCGACCTGGACAAATACACATTTCAGTCTGCTAGTTGGTTTTTCCCATGACACCAAATTGggttttaatgcttgaaaatgctatgATGGTTTCTTAGAACGAGGAAAACCAAAAGGTCACGTGTGAAATGACACCAAGTTGAGAGGAAACGGTTGAAAATGTGATGATGGATTTCAttcgctaaaaaaaaaaaaaaaggttaaaacgGCACCTAAAGATATTACATTTTAGGTGTTGCCTCGTGGGAACGACCCCCTTGTTAGGATGAAATGGTTTCAAACACAGAcagaacaataacaacaacacatttcactgcatttttacttttagtGATGATGAAAGTGACACGAAGTTGAGATgtaaaacacaataaatacattttaggaTGTAGTCGTGTTGGGTGAGGTGACGCCAGGTAGAGCAAAAGTGATGCACTTGTTGAAAACATGACGTCATGTCGACTCGTGCATGCTTTAATGCAGAATAATGCTGCCTCGTTCGAGCGCTGCTAGTACTAGTTGCGCTTTAACGTGGAGGTTAGCGCGTCTCGCTCGTCAACCGTGCGCCTTCCTCGTCTCTCGTGGGCCGAGTGGGAGCGACAAGCACAGCAGCGACCGTCATAGTGcgcgcttcttcttcttcggccGTTAAAATATTGCTTCAAAACTGCTATCCACACAACTCGTCTAGTACGGGTCCAAAAAGTTCCGTATAAAATGCACAATAGTCAAAAGTCGCACTCACCATTGCTGCTCTCCTTGCCCAAAATGTCCTCGTTACCCCGGTGGGGGCATTCTGGTCCCCCCTTGCAGACCTGCGGGAAGGACTACAAAGTCGGTCAGCAAAGTTAGAGCAAAAGTTTTGTCTTTGGCGGCACCGCGCGCACAAAACAGTTGCTTTGCATCAGTGGTTCCTTTTAAAGGCATATGGACCAGCCCGGTTCTGCTTGACCTCCGCGGGCAGCGTCACCACAGGACAGCCTCAGGGGCTGGGGAGAGGAGGGGGCCGCACGAATaacatgattattattgtttattctcTTTGACGCCACAATGTAAACATGTTAAAgtgcagaaatgtttttttcttaacaaaaATGCAAGCATGAGCCCTTACgacaccacaaaaaaaacaaacacttttcaTTTTTGAACATCCCAAGCAAGTGAGAGCTTAAAACACACAAGCTGCTGTCAGTGTTGACGTGTGTCTTATATTtgcttattatttttgtttagtgCCACCAGGTACGAATATGACGTATAAACTGCACTGAAACGGCAGATAAATGTCTCATTACTGTTCAAGTGACATTCGAGAGTAAATAAAGTGTATTTTAGCCGGTGAATCAATAATTGAGAGAAGCTCGCCGCTGATTGGCAAGCAGGCAGCGTGAAGGGGGCGTGTCCCAGAGCTGAGAGTGGCCGTCACATGGCCTGGTTCCTGGCTTCCTATTGGCCAGAGGCACGTGTCTGGGTGGACAGTGTGGAGACGTCACTCAAGGGTGTCTCGTATTGAAAAGAAGAAGTAAAGTCCACGGTGAGAGTATTTTATTTACGTTGGTGTCGCTGATAGCTGTGTGCGGACACAACACATTTGCGCCAATGGCTTTGGCGCACTTATAAGCGCAACATCCAGGGACTTAAATGTCCAAAAAGTATGTTCTTCTCCGAGGACGCTCCCGCCAGGCTGTGCATGGTGTCCGAGGCTGCACTATCTAGTCTTTGACTTGTCTTGTGCATCCTTGTGTGAACTTCATTTCGCGATAAAAAGGCTTCACGAGAGAAGCGGGAAAAGTGCATCACCATGGAAGATCATGAGCAGCGCAACAGAGACGAACTGGAGCGGCAGGAGGCGGCGGAGTCCAACAGAGCCATCCTGCCGCTCTTGCAGGTGCAGGCCAACCTGCAGAACCCTCACCGGGTCACCAACTTCTTCATCGACAACATCCTGAGGCCGGATTTCGGACGCAAAAAGGAGCCGGCAGCCCACCGAGGCGAGAGTACGTTAGCGTCGCCGCCGGAGAGCCTCGGCAGCCCCGCCGCGCCTCAGACCGAGCCGGTGGGAAGCACGGTGCCGACGGAAGGCACCTCCACGCCGCACACGGTCAGCGGGGCCAAGAAGCCAGCCATAGCCGCCGAGGAGCCGCTGAAAAGCCGCGGGGAGAGCGGAGACCAGTGCCTAAGCTCAGACTCGGACAGTTCCCAATCCAGCTCCAACCCAGCCCCGGCTCAGCAGCCCATGCTGTGGCCGGCCTGGGTCTACTGCACCCGGTACTCGGATCGGCCCTCGTCAGGTTGGTGGTTCATCTTTTACGCACCATAACCTGAAACAGCACCGTAACACTGACCCGCTTTGCCGTGACCGACTTCCACACATCAGCTGTGCACAGGCGCTATCTGCTCGACTCCTTACGGAAACAGCACTATTAAACACAGCCACGCGCCgattacaaatattaaaaacataaatatatgcacgtttaaaaaaaatacacaattaaATTAACATTCAAATTTAAATAAGCCTACAACAGTGCTCATTGACCAACAATTCGCAcagatttatttttgcattatttcctgcATCGATgcgctgatttaaaaaaaaaaaaaaaacaagttcatgtatgcatgtgtttgcttgtttgtttgtttttagcttACTTCCGAAAACACGTGCAACGAGAAAGTTTGCATGCATCATCAAACTGTAGCTTAAATGTAGagggggataaaaaaaaaaaagtgtagtacAACTTGTTCTCATGCATTATGTAGCTGGAGGAGGCGACTACTACGAGTTGTACGTAGCAcactttatgtgtgtgtgtgtgttaatgtgaAATGTTTTTAGGGAAAATAAGAGCACGTGAGTGAAGCAACGTTTTTAAACGAGCGCTAAATAGAAAGCACGACGAcgttaataaattaatttgtgtgtgtgtgtgtgtgtgtgtgtgtgtgtgtgtgtgtgtgtgtgtgtgtgtgtagacacGGAGGGAGGGGCTTGTTTTCATTTCTTCATTGACATTTCACGTACAAGCGTGTATTTTGCTAAATCTGTGTCGGACTGCCTCGGTGAACCCGGTCCTGTGGTTGTCCCAAGCAGGGCCGAGATCCCGCAAGCCAAAGAAGAAGAGCACCAGCAAGGAGGACAAGCGACCAAGGACGGCCTTCACAGCGGAGCAGCTGCAGAGACTCAAATCGGAGTTCCAGAACAACCGCTATCTGACCGAGCAGAGGCGCCAGAACCTGGCCCAGGAGCTGGGCCTGAACGAGTCTCAGATCAAGATCTGGTTCCAGAACAAGCGGGCCAAGATCAAGAAGGCTAGCGGCAGCAAGAACTCGCTGGCCTTGCACCTGATGGCCCAGGGACTCTACAACCACGCCACCGTCACCAAGGACGACAAATCCGACAGCGACTGAACACAAGCGCCCTTGTGGACCTTTTCTGTCCGAACACAGCAAGCATGAAAGTTTAGCCAATCCAGATTATCACAGAGGAATACAAAGAGGGATGTTCCTTCTTACAATGCAATAATGTCATCAAGGGCCAGTGGAAAAAGTATACCAGCATAAAtcgtctaaaaaaaaaaaaaaaaaagagatattTCTGCAATATCACGTCTATAAAAGATGTTGTATAAAGTtgtcattgtttgtttgttacccCTTGCCCCCTCGCCCTCAGCAGGAGGTCTactaattaatgaatgaatgccaTCCAATAATGATTGTCATtgttacatctggcatttcgaTCAGAAGAAACAAGTCCAAAGAATGTTTACTTTCCTGCTGCATTGAGGCTACTGTGAATTgaaatcaaaacacattttgctgaatGAAATCATGTATAAATAACAAGAGAGGTTTATAGCATTATTTTCTAACATGTTGCTTCTATAAAtgtatatgtttgtgtgtgcagctaCGGtaggtagttttttttcctaatggCAATATCAATCATGCTGTGTTCAATGACTGGTGGCGGTCACACAAACGAGTAGCATTAAAAGAAGCATTCTGCAGGTTGTATTCTTGGTAAATCTTCTAGTAAATACGTTTTATGACATTCATTTATCATGAAAGAAGACATCTGTCTGTGACTGTATTCAAATGTGTATTTATATAGATtctattgaagaaaaaaaaaaaatctatccaATGACCAGTGTTGCTTTAGAGTAGATATCTGAGCTGTTTACACCGCTTGTTTATCCTGCAATaacatttcttttgttttgttttgtgaatgAAAACGTGTCTGAGGCCTTTTGCATGAAAGCTGCAATTTGTTGTGCGCTGAACTTGGGGCAACCAGCTGTCTTTATCATTTCTATGGATGAAAAGTGTGAGCTAAGTTGCAGATACCAAATTGTGGACCCCCTCCTCCCCCGTTTTGccttttagtgtttttgttgtgcatctgcaaaaaaaaaaaaaaaaaaaaaaagtgtgtgtgaatTAAACCGAGGAAAATCCACCAAACAGAAACACACTTTGCCTTAAAAAGTTCACACTTTTTGTGAAAGAGAACTGTGCCGAATCAGAGAAGCAGTATTACTTCAAAAATGCAGACTATTCTAGTTGTATGCCTTTATGAACACTGCTGGTACCACATTATGAATTACTCATCAgcatatatctatctatatatgaACAACCTTTCAATGAAATGACAGCACACAGTCGGAGATTACagtgctatttttatttttttcttggaagTATCCTTTGCTAAAAAGAAGAACATGTACATAATTTGGATCATGTATTCATTGTGTAATTAACTGCCTCCTGGAAATtgcaaaagaataaataaaccttcaagattatacaaaaaaaatggtttgttgGTGTTTATAAGACAAAATGTTGACCTCAATGCTAAGTTTTGGCAGCCATTACAATCAAGACTTGCTTACAAATACAGATTTAAGAGGGATGGGGGGCTTAGAACAAAAGGTTTCCAGATGTCAAACATTCAGATGTGTCATTATAAATGTAGAATGGCACAATAATCCTTCATTCCACGCAAACACCCACTCCTTCACCATCAAATTCATGGCGGcacagattaaaacatttgcacaaGGAGCTAAACATTGTGCAAGAGAAAGCCTTGAACAATTCCCAGGCATGTACCCCCACCCCAACAATGGCCTATCTGCATTTTCATACTTGAACCACTAGtctttgtttgcgttttggaCCGCTGTCTTCACCACAGTCGGTCTTCCTTGCACCCTGCTGGAAAAAAATGCTTCTGTCCAGAAATGGAAGTGGAAGGAAGGGACATCGAAAGAGAGAGGAGGGGAGAGAAACCAAGGTCAAAGCCTGTCATGGCTGCAGGTGGCTGGTTtctaccccccacccccttccctCAGTAACCCATTCTCCACACAGAGCCTTTCCACCCAAACTGTGTTCCCCTTCTCTCACGCTCACACATCTTACTATCACCCGCCTTTATTATTTCCCTTcttgcctcacacacacacacacacacacacacacacacatttgtgcaTGCACTTACCCGCTCTCGTGCTGCATGGAAATACTGGCAGGCAGAAGAGAAGCTTCCAAAAGTTGAGCCCGGGACACAGAATGTAAAACAATGGCTAAAGATGAGTGAGGCTGCACACGCACCTTCAACCCCAGCATCATTGCCTCACTTTGCTTCAGGACGTGTTGGTCCTCGGTAAAGACTTTTATACATGATGTCCAGGAATAgcttgctgggttttttttccaggagTAGCGCCAATAATTGCAAAGAGGCTttttcaaatggaaaaaaaacacaaaacaaaaccaaaaaaaaaaaaaaaaaagtcccatccGGCTATGACCTCTCTTGGCCATCCTCCTCCCCTACGGTGTGCTTTACACGCATGCTTCCTGCGGCCACAGTGGAATCTGCTCCGAGGTGCCCGGGCGTTGTGGCGGAAACATAATTAAAGTGGTGAAAGATGTAAAAGGTGAAGAATGGGGATGACATCAGGCCAATTTCACACTTGGCACTCCAATGGCGAGGTCCAAGCCAGGAGGACTCTTGCCTCGCAACGCAGATCAAAGCCCAGTGTCGCGAGGTGAAAGGACACCTAACTATGCTAATCCCCAGGACGAATATATTTTaatcttgttagaatacaagttAATGCCGTGGCTCAGTGACCGAACCTTGGcgagaacttttttttattttttcggCTTCTTTCAACGGCCTCCGTCTGGTAAACAAAAACTTTACTGTACCAGCAGCAGATCGCAGTCATGGACCAAGGTTTTCATGGAGGCTGGTGTTGGCGAGGGCGGCGAACATCCAAAAGGAAATGAGTATTCTGTGCAGGCCGGGGTCGTCCCTGCTCACATTGAGGCCTTGGATGTGTGAAGCACCTTGGTAACCCTTGATCTCTCATGTATGGAAGTCAGGCCGCTGGTGCCTGCAGAGGTTTGACTGGGCACACAATAGCCAGCGGATGCTTTCTGCAAAAGTCACAGCCAGGCAACTCTCATTTCACACACCCCGTTTGAGTGACCCATgagaaacacacttttttttcctcggtCAGAGGGGAAACAATCATCCTACTGACTTTTGGGATGTGTTTCAGTGGGTTGACTTGCAAATCCTGGAAGCACAATCTTTCTCCTGAGAGAAAACAATGATGAAGAATGAGGGAAAGATGCTATGGGCTTATTTTTAAGGAGTTTCTATGAAGATATTACATATATTGGCTTAACTTTTATTCATCACGTTTTATGAACTTTGAAGAAAACTAAATGTGATGATCTGATGGGCGCATTCTTGCAAATAACGCGACTTGCAAGCACACAGTTTTCAAGTTGACTTTTATTGAAGAGTTAGAGAGAAAGGTTGCTGGTTCACATTTCCACTTTTATTCAAATGATGCATGTGACACGCGTGATGATGATAAACATTGACTCTCTCCGTGAAGTACGACAAAAGGCACGCAGCTCGACAAGGGCATTTTCGCTGGTTAGTGCTCGATGCATGATCACAgtcagttttttttgtatttccaaAACATTTAACCATAGAAAATGATGTAAGCTTAATTATCACACTttcctttgccatcactggtacccttctgtggtggcattaaaaaaaagccaaataaaaagcaaatcaATTATGCAGATACTTGTGATGTCCAAATTTCATTTAGAGGGTTAGTTTTCCAGAAAATTGTGGCATCACTCCAAACTACCCAACATTTGTTACAGCCATGTGCTTTAGGTGTATCTTTTACAATATGCTGAAGTAACAACACTAGAATGAAAGTAAATACGTATATCATAAATACGAAATATTATATTAAGCTGCATTCAATCCAATGATGCCCCTTGTGGTGTTTTTACTGCTTGTTACCACATAAGGAAATAGGGTCAAGGATACAGCAGACTCACCTCAGGCCCCCTCACCCTGCCCGGGGGGACCGGCCTGTCACTCGCCTTGTGGTTACGCATCATGGCTGACAGAGGCACAAAGTGGGAGCCCGGTGCTGCAGCAACAGTGGCAACATCATCACCAAAAAAGCCCATCCTGAGCATGACATCTTCCTCCGAGCGCGGCAGCAGCTCTCTGCACTGTGGaaaagtcaaaaaatatatatacacatgttcACTGCAAGGGCCAATACCAATAAAGTGTCATCCAGCATGAATAGGTAGGCCTAAAAATAGACTCTGTGGACATTTCCCCTCAAATTCTACCCTACTACACACTGCAATAGAGCTGTTGTGAAGTGTCAGTCAGGCCtgtgtggttaaaaaaatactCAAAGTAATTTATAAGTGAATAAACTCATTGAGTGGGCTATTTTAAATGGGTCACTGAAAGTACATTGGCTTCGTATAGCCTATACAGCCTGATTGGTCCCAGTCACATGACATAATAGCGTGCATAGAGCGCTTTTACCAAGAACAAAAGGGCTTCAATCATAACAGATCCTCCCACTGTGATCCTCCTCCATTTAAAAATGAACACACGCAATCAAAGACAATGCTTCCCCACTTAATACAAATGATACCATGCAGTGTACAGTATGGAGCTGAGATACAAAGCGAGTATCTAGCCAAACTGCAGCAATAATTTGGAGAATAAAATGGCAGCTGGCCAAAGACGTGGGTGCGGAGTTCAAAGAGGGTTAACACTGCCCAAAAATTGGCAACACCGGAGTTCCAAAAGTCACATTCAGCGTTGATGTTGTCTATTTGGCTGCGTTTCAGTAGAGGGTTTTTTGCACATGATGCTGGGGGGATCTATTAACTTCTAAAAGAGTGTTTGggatttggcaaaaatgtgtgatAAAGCAGCGAAGTCTTTAGGACGACACTCCTTTGTGTACGTGGGCCTCCATGCACAAGCAAAATCATCATCTCACTTGCAGGCGGGCACACAAGGCGAGCTACAGCTCAGTCAACCATGTCCTAGCTCACCGTCATGGGCGTTGCCTCCCTCCCGCCTTCTCTCTCACTCATGCTGCCATTTTAACTGCTCCTGAGTGGCGGACGAGAAAGGGCGGGGTTGGCGGCAACTGCCATGATGGCGGCTGGGATCACCAGAACACCCACTCCACAGAAGAGTAGCCCTGACATGAAAACGTGTCCACGCTAGAAGACAACGCCGATCAGGCCAATGTTGTGAACTGCAAACAATAAACATTCACTGAGGATATTCTCTATtttcacaaaacaaaagcaactgTATGCCACACACTACCACAGAAATGTCGATTGATTAATGATTGATTGTTGAATgattaatgatttattttactGAACACAACACTCACAATAATACATTAGCATAACTCCAAATACTGGAATATCTTACTTAAAAAGGTATCTTTGTTGAAAGGTGAgttcaaatacagtacatatcacaAAGACATAAAccataaattaaaatgttttgccaAAAATTTTAAACAACCTAAAGTTGTCCAAGATTTGCAAAAGCACATTAGAAGAATAAAAACACCATTTACTGTTCAAGGGGACATTCTATGAAACTCAAAAACATAAACTATGCATCATTCCCCGagaaaaaagataataatgctcagttttgctCGATTGCTCGATATTAATTTCCCATAAGGTTTACTATTCTGCCTGCACTATGGTGGAAGACTACACGATCAAACAgagagcgttttttttttttatattttgacctTCTGGTGTAGCTAAATTTGGTAAGCAAACAGGTCCCAGCTGTACTGTACAGTCACAAGTAGGCATGGGCCGCTTAACGGTTTCAAGGTacaccacggtatgaaaaagtcacggtttgaAAACCACTAAATTTGTCCCTCATGCGGtagagagaaagtggaggtccagcgcggccactacgtggaaatactttgtcatgtccagtgttattcctcgcagtcagaACCGGGTTCcgtgtgttgaaaccacaggttGAAACCACCGTTTTGCCGAAAGTCGGGCATAAATAGCACTggtgttagctgcctcgttagcattgaAGGTCACCGGTACGGCCGCGCTGTTGTCACCGTTGTCGGTCGACATATACTCACGATTGttgttgctaacaacaatcacatgacccggaaatggaagtttgtggaaaagtgtgagcTGCACATTTACAACTAtgaaataacgtaatattacaaatttactttattatttgtgATGTGACCCTCTCTAGCCACtggattgcatttatttgcattttgctttgtgtgtgtgtgtgtgtgtttttttttaataagacatttattgtgttgtgacttgaatTGCATGATTAGCCACCAtagactgcattttatttattgagaaagtttttatttattttaaatacatacgtTCCACTGTCGTGGTGTTCTaatatatggtttaaaaatctGTGTTTGACTTGACTTATTTTCCTGtgttcaataaagatatttcaaaataacacacttTAGAGCTCTAATTATTACACCGTTGCCCAAGGTTGTACTTACTGTCAGAATGTCATCCTGGCCCATGCCTGGTCACAAGCATACAAAATGGGAAGATGATCCAAACTACTGATGATCTCCTGCTATCTATCGTTCCCTGGTGGGATACAGCTACCGAAGCTGTGTAGTCAGCAATATTATCACGAGGTCAATTTATTACTTACATGGAAAAGATAGATCATGCCTACCCTCACTTCCTCTTCGAACCACCTCTgggaacaaaaaaacccaactataTTTGGGGTCAAAGTTCATAAAGTCCTCTTGGCAACACCAGGGCAACAGGCAACGGTGTCTAGACAGGTCATGGTATCCCCCGCCCCTCAATGCCCAAGCCACCACCCTCTGGTTCCTTCCGGAAGGAAGGGTCAGCAGTAGCCAAGTGCAGGGTAAACAGGGTGGGGCGGGGCTGGCCTTTGGCCCTGCTGGGGTCGGATCAGCACCTCCACCCTCCAATGATCAAAGATGGGGATCTTCCATGCCAGGCCCAGAGAGAAGAGAGGGGGCCGGGTCGGAAGATGAACTCTACGTTTCTGTAATCTAGACGTGTCCATGGCCCGATTGTCTCCTTTCACAGTCCAAAATGGACCCTTCCGGTGGCACTGATTACATTAGGCAGCAGAGACTCTTTTCACAAGGGCAGCCAGACAAAAGAGGCGCTTCCGTGGCCCTCACCATCTGGTCCCCAAATAACAGAAAAGGTCCCgggaagtgaaaaaaaaaaaaaagcccggCCAGCACTGAATAAGACTGAATAAAAGGAACGCTGTTTGAATAGATGGGATGGCTGGACAGATAAGCAAACATACAGTAAAGCcttacacatttacacaaagACTGAAAGCACAAATAAAGCCATGTACCAGCTCTGCACATCGTTGACAGATTtaggcaaaaatggaaaaagcgcGGTGAATCAAGAAGGCATCATTATCACCAAACTAACTAAGTATCTATGAAAACATGAACTGACCAGATCTGAATGGCTTCCCATATGTCACACAATCAACAGCAACACCTTCCAAACATGGTTTCAAAATGTACGCGTTCCTAAGTGCAATTCTTTCTTTTGGTTGTTCATGTTtaactgaaaaatgtgtaaCAGTGTGGAAGGGGCCTGCCAGGTAGGTTTCATGCTGTTAGTGTCAGACAGAATGTGATGTTTGAAGAAGCTGATTAAATGCTCTGCTATGCATGGCTTGTTTTTCTTCTCCCAGCACAAAGCCTATGAGGGAATCTGGTAAATAAACAGCCTCATTAGTGGCAAAGGTGATGGCGCCCTTGATGGTGAGTGCTATTGTCAGGAGAGTGTGTGAGAATGTGCCGCATTGACAAGTCAAGTTGGACTGAGCAGCCTGGTCCACGTGGGACGAGCAGCAgcgtcataaaaaaaacaaacctttaaCTATTTATTTCAACTCCTTGAAGGGCACATGGTAATGATTTGTG encodes:
- the en2a gene encoding homeobox protein engrailed-2a, producing the protein MEDHEQRNRDELERQEAAESNRAILPLLQVQANLQNPHRVTNFFIDNILRPDFGRKKEPAAHRGESTLASPPESLGSPAAPQTEPVGSTVPTEGTSTPHTVSGAKKPAIAAEEPLKSRGESGDQCLSSDSDSSQSSSNPAPAQQPMLWPAWVYCTRYSDRPSSGPRSRKPKKKSTSKEDKRPRTAFTAEQLQRLKSEFQNNRYLTEQRRQNLAQELGLNESQIKIWFQNKRAKIKKASGSKNSLALHLMAQGLYNHATVTKDDKSDSD